Proteins from a genomic interval of Erwinia sp. SLM-02:
- the rutD gene encoding pyrimidine utilization protein D produces the protein MHIELSGRSDPDARTLVLSAGLGGLGNFWLPQMNALRAAYRVVVYDQRGTGRSADNLPDGYSMQDMADELIAQLDRHGIERFDVIGHALGGMIAMQLALDYPERVARIVLVNGWLQLDPHTRRCFRVRQDLLLNSGVEAYVRAQPLFLYPADWLSANQERLEAEDALHAAHFQGMENLLKRLHALMACDYSAQAARITQPVLLLCSRDDLLVPWTCSERLQAALPNATLQYMNWGGHAMSVTDSATFNHHLLTWLQHTERSPDTVDMELIWLKP, from the coding sequence ATGCATATTGAACTCTCAGGCCGCAGCGATCCCGATGCCCGAACCCTCGTGCTGTCCGCCGGACTGGGGGGGCTGGGGAACTTCTGGCTGCCGCAGATGAACGCCCTCCGCGCGGCGTATCGCGTGGTGGTGTATGACCAGCGCGGTACCGGCCGCAGCGCGGACAACCTGCCTGACGGTTACAGCATGCAGGATATGGCCGACGAACTGATCGCACAGCTTGATCGCCATGGGATTGAGCGCTTCGACGTTATCGGCCACGCGCTGGGCGGGATGATCGCGATGCAGCTGGCGCTCGACTACCCGGAGCGCGTGGCCAGGATAGTCCTGGTCAACGGCTGGCTTCAGCTGGATCCCCATACCCGCCGCTGCTTTCGCGTGCGTCAGGATCTGCTGCTGAACTCGGGCGTGGAGGCTTATGTCCGCGCCCAGCCGCTGTTTCTCTACCCCGCCGACTGGCTGTCAGCAAATCAGGAGCGCCTTGAAGCCGAAGATGCGCTGCATGCCGCCCATTTTCAGGGGATGGAGAATCTGCTTAAGCGACTGCATGCGCTGATGGCCTGTGACTACAGCGCGCAGGCGGCGCGTATCACCCAGCCGGTGCTGCTGCTTTGCTCACGCGACGATCTGCTGGTTCCCTGGACCTGTTCCGAACGCCTGCAGGCCGCCCTGCCCAATGCCACACTGCAGTACATGAACTGGGGGGGCCATGCCATGAGCGTCACCGACAGTGCCACCTTTAACCACCATTTACTCACCTGGCTGCAGCACACCGAACGCAGCCCTGACACCGTTGATATGGAGCTGATATGGCTGAAACCCTGA
- the rutC gene encoding pyrimidine utilization protein C: MPKTIITPPGTGVPIAPFVPGTLADGIVYVSGTLPFDKDNNVVHVGDAAAQTRHVLETIKSVIETAGGTMDDVTFNSIFITDWSNYAAVNAVYADYFPGEKPARFCIQCGLVKPDALVEIASVAHIGR; the protein is encoded by the coding sequence ATGCCTAAAACCATTATCACCCCACCCGGCACCGGCGTTCCGATTGCACCGTTTGTTCCCGGTACGCTGGCCGACGGCATCGTGTATGTCTCCGGCACGCTGCCGTTTGATAAGGATAATAACGTTGTCCACGTCGGCGATGCGGCGGCGCAGACCCGGCACGTGTTGGAAACGATTAAAAGCGTGATCGAAACGGCGGGCGGCACGATGGATGACGTGACCTTTAACTCCATTTTCATTACCGACTGGAGCAACTACGCGGCGGTGAATGCGGTTTATGCCGACTACTTCCCCGGCGAAAAACCTGCACGCTTCTGCATTCAGTGCGGGCTGGTGAAGCCGGACGCGCTGGTTGAAATCGCCAGCGTGGCGCACATCGGTCGATAA
- the rutB gene encoding pyrimidine utilization protein B, which produces MNAKRAVVCTTASTAQAVTLPARPEDIVFPLEQTALIVVDMQNAYATPGGYLDLAGFDVSATRPVIERINIAVNAARQAGIQIIWFQNGWDDNYVEAGGPGSPNWHKSNALKTMRQRPELEGTLLAKGTWDYQLVDQLTPQPGDIVLPKPRYSGFFNTALDSMLRSRGIRHLVFTGIATNVCVESTLRDGFFLEYFGIVLEDATYQAGPLFAQQAAIFNIETFFGWVSNVDSFCATLTAGQNALPQTA; this is translated from the coding sequence ATGAACGCGAAACGCGCCGTCGTCTGTACCACCGCCTCCACCGCGCAGGCGGTCACCCTCCCCGCCCGGCCGGAGGATATCGTTTTCCCGCTGGAGCAGACCGCGCTGATCGTGGTGGATATGCAGAATGCCTACGCCACCCCCGGCGGCTATCTGGACCTGGCGGGATTTGATGTTTCAGCCACCCGACCGGTCATCGAACGGATTAACATTGCGGTGAACGCCGCGCGCCAGGCCGGCATACAGATTATCTGGTTCCAGAACGGCTGGGACGATAACTACGTTGAGGCCGGCGGCCCCGGCTCACCTAACTGGCATAAATCCAACGCGCTGAAAACCATGCGCCAGCGCCCGGAACTAGAGGGCACGCTGCTGGCTAAAGGCACCTGGGACTATCAGCTGGTCGATCAGCTTACCCCGCAGCCCGGCGACATCGTGCTGCCCAAGCCCCGCTACAGCGGCTTCTTTAATACCGCCCTCGACAGCATGCTGCGCAGCCGCGGGATCCGCCATCTGGTGTTCACCGGCATCGCCACCAACGTCTGCGTTGAGTCGACCCTGCGCGACGGCTTCTTCCTCGAATACTTCGGCATCGTGCTGGAAGACGCCACCTATCAGGCCGGTCCGTTATTTGCCCAGCAGGCGGCGATCTTCAATATCGAAACCTTTTTCGGCTGGGTGTCCAACGTTGACAGCTTCTGCGCCACGCTGACGGCCGGGCAAAACGCGCTGCCGCAAACGGCATAA
- the rutA gene encoding pyrimidine utilization protein A has product MKIGVFIPIGNNGWLISRNAPQYMPTFELNKAIVQKAEAYHFDFALSMIKLRGFGGETEFWDHNLESFTLMAGLAAVTSRIEIYATAATLTLPPAIVARMASTIDSISGGRFGVNLVTGWQKPEYDQMGLWPGDEYFSRRYDYLTEYVNVLRDLWGTGKSDLKGEFFTMNDCRLSPQPQRPMKVICAAQSEAGMAFSAQHADYNFCFGKGVNTPTAFAPTAARMKAAADAAGRDVGSYVLFMIIAAETDEAARARWEHYKDGADEQALAWLTTQSQQDKRSGSDTNVRQMADPTSAVNINMGTLVGSWSSVARMLDEAATVAGTQGILLTFDDFLQGIEDFGERIQPLMHSRADLTDIAKEVA; this is encoded by the coding sequence ATGAAAATCGGTGTTTTTATTCCTATCGGTAACAACGGCTGGCTGATTTCCCGCAACGCGCCGCAGTACATGCCCACCTTCGAGCTGAATAAAGCTATTGTGCAGAAAGCCGAGGCTTACCACTTCGACTTTGCCCTGTCGATGATTAAGCTGCGCGGTTTTGGCGGCGAAACGGAGTTCTGGGACCACAATCTGGAATCCTTTACCCTGATGGCGGGCCTGGCCGCCGTGACGTCGCGCATCGAGATTTATGCCACCGCCGCCACCCTGACGCTGCCCCCCGCTATCGTGGCGCGTATGGCCTCAACGATCGACTCCATCTCCGGCGGCCGCTTTGGCGTGAATCTGGTCACCGGCTGGCAGAAACCCGAATACGACCAGATGGGCCTGTGGCCGGGAGATGAGTATTTTTCCCGCCGCTACGACTATCTGACCGAGTACGTCAACGTACTGCGCGATCTGTGGGGTACCGGTAAATCCGATCTGAAAGGTGAATTTTTCACCATGAACGACTGCCGCCTCAGCCCGCAGCCGCAGCGCCCGATGAAAGTCATTTGTGCCGCCCAGAGCGAGGCCGGCATGGCTTTCTCGGCGCAGCATGCGGACTACAACTTCTGCTTCGGTAAGGGCGTCAACACGCCGACCGCCTTTGCGCCTACCGCCGCACGTATGAAAGCCGCCGCCGATGCCGCCGGCCGCGACGTCGGTTCCTACGTGCTGTTTATGATTATTGCCGCCGAAACCGACGAGGCCGCGCGCGCCAGATGGGAACACTACAAGGACGGTGCCGATGAACAAGCCCTCGCCTGGCTGACCACCCAGAGCCAGCAGGATAAACGCTCCGGCAGCGACACCAACGTCCGCCAGATGGCCGACCCGACTTCAGCGGTCAATATCAATATGGGCACCCTGGTGGGTTCATGGTCCAGCGTTGCCCGCATGCTGGATGAGGCCGCCACCGTTGCCGGTACCCAGGGCATATTGCTGACGTTTGATGATTTCCTGCAGGGAATTGAAGATTTCGGCGAACGCATCCAGCCACTGATGCACAGCCGCGCCGACCTGACTGATATCGCAAAAGAGGTAGCATAA
- the rutR gene encoding HTH-type transcriptional regulator RutR, with product MDHGVTVNSTDKQPAKAPTRRSRAVAAKRSAILAAALEYFSQFGIHGTSLDKVAERADVSKTNLLYYFPSKEELYIAVLKDLLDVWLAPLRALRADQHPLEAIRHYIRLKLEVSRDHPQASRLFCLEMLQGAPLLKAELAGDLRHLVEDKAAIIEQWVSEGKLAEVQPHHLIFMLWATTQHYADFATQVEAVTGRTLSDEAFFNQTVENVQKMVIEGIRVR from the coding sequence ATGGATCACGGAGTCACGGTGAATTCGACAGATAAACAACCGGCCAAAGCCCCAACGCGGCGTTCCCGCGCGGTGGCGGCGAAGCGTTCCGCTATTCTTGCGGCGGCGCTGGAGTATTTTTCACAGTTTGGCATCCACGGCACCAGCCTGGATAAAGTGGCCGAACGCGCCGATGTCTCCAAGACCAATCTGCTGTATTACTTCCCCTCTAAAGAAGAGCTGTACATTGCGGTGTTAAAAGATCTGCTGGACGTCTGGCTGGCACCGCTGCGTGCGCTGCGCGCCGACCAGCATCCGCTGGAGGCGATTCGCCACTATATCCGGCTGAAACTGGAGGTCTCGCGCGATCATCCTCAGGCCTCAAGACTGTTCTGTCTGGAGATGCTGCAGGGCGCACCGCTGCTGAAGGCCGAGCTGGCAGGGGATCTGCGTCATCTGGTTGAAGATAAGGCGGCGATTATTGAGCAGTGGGTGAGTGAAGGGAAACTGGCAGAGGTTCAGCCGCATCATTTGATTTTCATGCTGTGGGCGACCACGCAGCACTATGCTGATTTTGCCACTCAGGTTGAAGCCGTGACCGGCCGGACGCTGAGCGATGAAGCCTTCTTTAATCAGACGGTGGAAAACGTGCAGAAAATGGTGATTGAGGGGATACGCGTTCGTTAG
- the cycA gene encoding D-serine/D-alanine/glycine transporter, whose protein sequence is MVDQSKEATLSEEGPDTLRRNLHNRHIQLIAIGGAIGTGLFMGSGKTISLAGPSIIFVYMIIGFMLFFVMRAMGELLLSNLEYKSFSDFAADLLGPWAGYFTGWTYWFCWVVTGIADVVAISSYFQLWFPDFSIWMSALLCIVVFLSLNVATVKLFGEMEFWFAIIKIVAIVALIATGIVLVAMHYPSPGGGTASLSNIWDHGGMFPKGLSGFFAGFQIAVFAFVGIELVGTAAAETHDPKKVLPRAINAIPLRIIMFYVLALMVIMAVTPWNQVVADRSPFVEMFVLIGLPAAASIVNFVVLTSAASSANSGIFSTSRMLYGLSQQGVAHRRFGVLSSRAVPTTGLFFSCFCLLGGVALIYLIPNVMTVFTLVTTVSAILFMFVWTIILCSYLAYRKKHPQRHAESSYKMPLGKFMCWVCMAFFAFVLVLLTLEEDTRQALMVTPLWFLMLAVGWFLRSRKKA, encoded by the coding sequence ATGGTTGACCAATCAAAAGAGGCAACGCTTTCAGAGGAAGGCCCGGATACGCTGCGGCGTAACCTGCACAACCGGCATATCCAGCTCATCGCTATCGGTGGGGCCATCGGCACCGGCTTATTCATGGGGTCGGGTAAAACCATCAGCCTGGCCGGACCGTCGATCATTTTCGTTTATATGATCATCGGTTTTATGCTGTTTTTCGTTATGCGAGCGATGGGTGAGCTGCTGCTCTCCAATCTTGAGTACAAATCCTTCAGCGATTTTGCAGCGGACCTGCTTGGCCCGTGGGCCGGCTATTTTACCGGCTGGACCTACTGGTTCTGTTGGGTGGTGACCGGTATTGCCGATGTGGTGGCCATCAGTTCCTACTTCCAGCTGTGGTTCCCTGATTTCTCCATCTGGATGAGCGCCCTGCTGTGCATCGTGGTGTTCTTATCGCTTAATGTGGCCACCGTGAAGCTGTTTGGCGAAATGGAATTCTGGTTTGCGATTATTAAAATCGTCGCGATTGTTGCGCTGATCGCCACCGGTATCGTCCTGGTCGCCATGCATTATCCCTCGCCGGGCGGCGGCACCGCATCCCTGAGCAATATCTGGGATCACGGCGGTATGTTCCCGAAAGGGCTGAGCGGCTTCTTTGCCGGCTTCCAGATTGCCGTATTTGCCTTCGTCGGTATCGAACTGGTGGGCACCGCGGCGGCGGAAACCCACGACCCGAAAAAGGTACTGCCGCGCGCCATTAACGCCATTCCGCTGCGTATCATTATGTTCTACGTGCTGGCGCTGATGGTGATCATGGCGGTGACGCCGTGGAATCAGGTCGTCGCCGACCGCAGCCCGTTTGTTGAAATGTTCGTGCTGATTGGCCTGCCGGCTGCGGCGAGCATTGTGAACTTCGTGGTGCTGACCTCTGCGGCATCATCTGCCAACAGCGGCATTTTCTCCACCAGCCGTATGCTGTACGGCCTGTCGCAGCAGGGCGTTGCGCATCGTCGTTTCGGTGTGCTGTCAAGCCGCGCGGTGCCGACAACCGGTCTGTTCTTCTCCTGCTTCTGCCTGCTGGGCGGCGTGGCGCTGATTTATCTGATCCCGAACGTGATGACGGTATTTACCCTGGTTACCACGGTATCCGCCATTCTGTTTATGTTCGTCTGGACGATTATTCTGTGCTCCTACCTCGCATACCGCAAAAAGCATCCGCAGCGCCACGCGGAGTCCAGCTATAAAATGCCGTTGGGCAAGTTTATGTGCTGGGTGTGCATGGCGTTCTTCGCCTTCGTGCTGGTGTTGTTAACGCTGGAAGAAGACACTCGTCAGGCGCTGATGGTGACGCCGCTGTGGTTCCTGATGCTGGCCGTGGGCTGGTTCCTGCGCAGCCGTAAAAAGGCCTAA
- the sdiA gene encoding transcriptional regulator SdiA — MAADTYFSWRDDVQFDFSKKTEVEQVTLLIEQQAKRLGFDFYVLFIKHPVPFTRPKTFYYCNLPEEWISFYFRENYLVVDPIIRNCHFPGSLWVWDDETAGEGAVMMQAARRHGIYHGISTSAIAHNRATGILSFASSDPSNNVKLTTELELKLQYLVELSLAALTRLEAISMVSVKLELSEREREILKWTAEGKTSAEISLILSISQHTVNFHQKNMQKRLNAPNKTQIASYAAAIGLI, encoded by the coding sequence ATGGCTGCTGACACTTATTTCAGCTGGCGAGACGACGTTCAATTCGATTTCAGTAAAAAAACTGAGGTTGAGCAGGTGACGCTGTTAATTGAACAGCAGGCAAAGCGACTCGGATTCGATTTTTATGTGCTTTTCATCAAGCATCCCGTCCCTTTTACGCGTCCCAAGACCTTTTATTACTGTAATCTGCCGGAAGAATGGATAAGTTTCTATTTTCGGGAAAACTATTTGGTCGTGGATCCGATAATCAGGAACTGCCATTTCCCCGGCAGTTTGTGGGTATGGGATGATGAAACCGCCGGCGAAGGCGCGGTCATGATGCAGGCCGCGCGACGGCACGGGATTTACCATGGTATTTCAACCTCGGCCATCGCCCATAACAGAGCAACGGGAATATTATCTTTTGCCTCATCAGATCCGTCCAATAATGTGAAGTTAACTACCGAGTTGGAACTGAAACTCCAGTATCTGGTGGAACTGTCTCTGGCGGCATTGACCCGCCTGGAGGCTATTTCCATGGTCTCTGTAAAACTGGAATTAAGTGAGCGGGAGCGTGAAATCCTTAAGTGGACCGCTGAAGGAAAAACGTCGGCTGAAATATCGCTGATACTTTCTATTTCTCAACACACGGTTAATTTTCATCAAAAAAACATGCAAAAACGATTAAATGCGCCGAACAAAACGCAAATTGCTTCTTACGCGGCCGCAATCGGTTTGATCTGA
- a CDS encoding GNAT family N-acyltransferase → MKIIQTKLKDMPSSLLAELGSYRYSVFAREEGWSIPSRLSTPGQEYDRFDRSDVCWLIAWHAQHGICGCARLMKWQCPEGSDLTDAERESLNGSPVWEMSRFSARLEIDTELPLNILWHALQLAEQSGVGHLFSAATPMLEKMFARYQVSYQPLPAGVIQSEDNLFAVKIPVLQPELASRFHGSRRFKPEEVLPSLGVSISWGMRAR, encoded by the coding sequence ATGAAAATTATCCAGACCAAACTGAAGGATATGCCTTCCTCGTTGCTGGCTGAATTGGGAAGCTACCGTTACAGTGTTTTTGCCAGAGAAGAAGGCTGGTCAATTCCGTCACGGCTCAGCACCCCTGGCCAGGAGTACGATCGTTTCGATCGTTCAGATGTCTGCTGGTTGATTGCCTGGCATGCGCAGCACGGTATTTGCGGCTGTGCAAGATTAATGAAATGGCAGTGCCCTGAAGGCAGTGATTTGACTGACGCCGAGCGTGAAAGCCTTAACGGCAGCCCTGTTTGGGAGATGTCTCGCTTTTCAGCGCGCCTGGAAATAGACACCGAACTGCCGTTAAATATTTTATGGCACGCGCTGCAGCTGGCGGAGCAGTCCGGGGTCGGTCATTTATTCAGCGCGGCTACGCCGATGCTGGAGAAAATGTTCGCCCGCTACCAGGTCAGTTATCAGCCACTACCGGCGGGTGTGATTCAGTCGGAAGATAATCTGTTCGCGGTTAAAATACCGGTATTACAGCCTGAGCTGGCAAGCCGTTTCCATGGTTCAAGGCGCTTTAAACCTGAAGAAGTCCTGCCGTCACTCGGCGTATCAATCAGTTGGGGAATGCGCGCGCGTTAA
- a CDS encoding GlpM family protein — protein sequence MALLIKAILGAVVVLLIGILAKTRNYYLAGLIPLFPTFALIAHYIVGSERGVEALRATILFGMWAILPYFVYLLSLWYFINMMRLVPALMAAVACWSAAAWLLITLWSKWHA from the coding sequence ATGGCCTTACTAATAAAAGCGATACTTGGCGCTGTTGTTGTATTACTGATCGGTATTCTCGCTAAAACGCGCAACTACTATCTTGCCGGACTGATCCCTCTGTTTCCAACCTTTGCCCTGATTGCACATTATATCGTCGGGAGTGAACGCGGAGTAGAAGCGCTGCGCGCGACCATCCTGTTTGGGATGTGGGCGATTCTGCCGTACTTCGTCTATTTGCTGTCGCTGTGGTATTTCATCAATATGATGCGGCTGGTGCCTGCACTGATGGCCGCGGTAGCCTGCTGGTCCGCGGCGGCATGGCTGCTGATTACGCTGTGGTCAAAATGGCACGCTTAA
- a CDS encoding DUF2594 family protein, which translates to MSQIDFSTREDVQALANEVTCMKALVTLMLKSIGQADAGKVIINMERYIAGLEDEQQAEVFSNTVKQIKYAFRQ; encoded by the coding sequence ATGAGTCAGATTGACTTTTCAACCCGTGAAGACGTGCAGGCGTTAGCCAACGAGGTCACCTGCATGAAGGCACTGGTTACGCTGATGCTGAAATCGATTGGCCAGGCCGATGCCGGTAAAGTGATCATCAATATGGAACGTTACATTGCGGGCCTGGAAGATGAACAGCAGGCTGAAGTGTTCAGCAATACCGTCAAGCAAATCAAATACGCCTTCCGCCAGTAG
- the uvrY gene encoding UvrY/SirA/GacA family response regulator transcription factor, giving the protein MISVFLVDDHELVRTGIRRILEDIKGIQVVGEANCGEDAVKWCRSNNVDVVLMDMNMPGIGGLEATRKIVRYTPDAKVIMLTIHTESPLPAKVMQAGAAGYLSKGAAPQEVVNAIRSVNAGQRYIASDIAQQMALSQIQPQAESPFSCLSERELQIMLMITKGQKVTEISEQLNLSPKTVNSYRYRMFSKLNISGDVELTHLAIRYGLFNSEPLISSE; this is encoded by the coding sequence TTGATAAGCGTTTTTCTCGTCGATGACCACGAACTGGTGCGTACAGGGATCCGTCGCATACTGGAAGATATCAAAGGTATCCAGGTTGTAGGTGAAGCCAACTGTGGTGAGGATGCAGTGAAATGGTGCCGCAGCAACAATGTTGATGTGGTGCTGATGGACATGAATATGCCGGGCATTGGCGGTCTGGAGGCCACGCGTAAAATCGTGCGCTACACGCCGGATGCTAAAGTGATTATGCTGACAATTCATACCGAGAGCCCGCTGCCGGCGAAGGTCATGCAGGCCGGGGCCGCGGGTTATCTCAGCAAGGGGGCCGCGCCGCAGGAGGTGGTTAACGCCATCCGCTCTGTAAACGCTGGTCAGCGCTACATCGCGTCGGACATTGCCCAGCAAATGGCGCTGAGCCAGATCCAGCCCCAGGCAGAATCCCCGTTCAGCTGTTTGTCAGAACGCGAACTGCAGATTATGCTGATGATTACCAAAGGTCAGAAAGTGACTGAGATTTCCGAGCAGCTGAACCTCAGCCCTAAGACGGTGAACAGCTACCGTTACCGGATGTTCAGCAAGCTTAATATCAGTGGTGATGTAGAATTAACCCATCTGGCCATTCGCTATGGCCTGTTTAATTCGGAACCGTTAATCAGCAGTGAGTAG
- the uvrC gene encoding excinuclease ABC subunit UvrC, with product MVFDARSFLKTVTSQPGVYRMYDASETVIYVGKAKDLKKRLASYFRGNLASRKTEALVALIQQIDVTVTHTETEALLLEHNYIKLYQPRYNVLLRDDKSYPYIFLSADTHPRLASHRGAKHAKGEYFGPFPNGYAVRETLSLLQKVFPVRQCENSVYRNRTRPCLQYQIGRCLGPCVSGLVSEEEYAEQINYVRLFLSGKDDQVLNQLVSRMETAAMDLRFEEAARLRDQIQAVRRVTEKQFVSNQGDDMDVIGVAFDGGLACLHVLFIRQGKVLGSRSYYPKVPAGTDQAEVVQTFVGQFYLQGSQARTLPSDILLDFTLPEKDLLADSLTELAGRRVTIQSKPRGDRARYLKLARTNAATALATRLAQHSTVRQRLSELAQVLELPEINRMECFDISHTMGEQTVASCVVFDANGPVRSEYRRYNISGITPGDDYAAMNQVLRRRYGKELEESKIPDVILIDGGKGQLGQAKTVFAELDVTWDKHHPLLLGIAKGTDRKAGLETLFFEPEGEGFSLPPDSAALHVLQHIRDDSHNHAITGHRNKRAKVKNTSALETIEGIGPKRRQMLLKYMGGLQPLINASVEEIAKVPGISHALAEKIFYALKH from the coding sequence ATGGTATTTGATGCCCGTTCCTTCCTGAAAACCGTCACCAGCCAGCCTGGCGTCTATCGAATGTATGATGCCAGCGAAACGGTTATCTATGTTGGCAAAGCTAAGGACCTGAAAAAGCGCCTCGCCAGCTATTTTCGTGGCAATCTCGCCAGCCGCAAAACAGAAGCGCTGGTGGCGCTGATCCAGCAAATTGATGTGACCGTCACGCATACCGAGACGGAAGCCCTGCTGCTGGAGCATAACTACATTAAGCTTTACCAGCCGCGCTACAACGTTTTGCTGCGCGATGATAAATCCTATCCCTATATTTTTCTTAGCGCCGACACGCATCCCCGTCTTGCCAGCCATCGCGGTGCCAAACACGCCAAAGGGGAGTACTTCGGTCCGTTCCCGAACGGCTACGCGGTGCGGGAAACATTGTCGCTGCTGCAGAAAGTGTTTCCCGTACGCCAGTGTGAAAACAGCGTCTATCGCAACCGTACCCGCCCGTGCCTGCAGTATCAGATTGGCCGCTGCCTGGGGCCGTGCGTCAGCGGGCTGGTGAGCGAAGAGGAATATGCCGAGCAGATTAACTACGTGCGGCTGTTTCTCTCCGGCAAAGACGATCAGGTGCTCAACCAGCTGGTCAGCCGGATGGAAACGGCGGCGATGGATCTGCGTTTTGAAGAGGCCGCGCGCCTGCGCGATCAGATTCAGGCGGTGCGCCGCGTAACGGAAAAACAGTTCGTCTCCAATCAGGGCGACGATATGGACGTTATCGGCGTTGCCTTCGACGGCGGCCTGGCCTGCCTGCACGTGCTGTTTATCCGCCAGGGCAAGGTGCTGGGCAGCCGCAGCTATTACCCTAAAGTCCCCGCAGGCACGGACCAGGCCGAAGTGGTGCAAACCTTCGTCGGACAGTTCTATCTTCAGGGTAGCCAGGCCAGAACGCTGCCTTCTGATATCCTGCTGGACTTCACGCTGCCGGAGAAAGATCTGCTGGCCGATTCTTTGACGGAGCTTGCCGGGCGTCGGGTAACGATCCAGAGCAAGCCGCGCGGCGATCGCGCCCGTTATCTCAAGCTGGCCAGAACGAATGCCGCCACGGCGCTGGCGACCCGGCTGGCCCAGCACTCTACCGTGCGTCAGCGGTTATCCGAGCTGGCACAGGTTCTGGAGCTGCCGGAAATCAATCGCATGGAGTGTTTTGACATCAGCCACACGATGGGGGAGCAGACCGTGGCCTCCTGCGTGGTTTTTGATGCAAATGGCCCGGTGCGCAGCGAATACCGGCGTTATAATATCAGCGGTATCACGCCCGGGGATGACTACGCGGCGATGAATCAGGTGCTGCGTCGCCGCTATGGCAAAGAGCTGGAAGAGAGTAAAATACCTGACGTCATTCTTATCGACGGCGGCAAAGGGCAGCTGGGGCAGGCTAAAACTGTTTTTGCTGAACTGGACGTCACGTGGGATAAACATCATCCTTTACTGTTAGGGATAGCCAAAGGCACCGATCGCAAGGCGGGGCTGGAAACGCTGTTCTTTGAACCGGAGGGGGAGGGGTTTTCTCTGCCGCCGGATTCCGCTGCGCTACATGTTTTACAGCATATTCGTGATGACTCTCACAATCATGCAATTACGGGTCATCGCAATAAACGGGCGAAAGTGAAAAATACCAGCGCGCTGGAAACGATAGAAGGCATAGGCCCTAAACGTCGACAGATGCTGCTGAAGTACATGGGAGGCCTGCAACCGCTGATAAATGCTTCAGTGGAGGAGATTGCCAAAGTACCGGGGATTTCGCATGCACTGGCCGAAAAAATCTTCTATGCGCTGAAACACTAA
- the pgsA gene encoding CDP-diacylglycerol--glycerol-3-phosphate 3-phosphatidyltransferase produces the protein MPFNIPTLLTLFRVVLIPFFVLAFYLPFEWAPLLCALIFVVAAVTDWFDGFLARRWKQTTRFGAFLDPVADKVMVAMALVLVAEYFHAWWITLPAATMIAREIIISALREWMAEIGKRSSVAVSWIGKVKTTAQMLALFALLWRPNSIVEGIGVAALYIAAVLTFWSMFQYLSAARGDLLER, from the coding sequence ATGCCATTTAATATCCCGACCTTACTGACCCTGTTTCGCGTAGTCTTAATTCCATTTTTCGTGCTGGCGTTTTACCTGCCGTTTGAATGGGCTCCGCTGCTTTGTGCGCTGATCTTTGTCGTTGCTGCGGTAACGGACTGGTTTGACGGTTTCCTTGCCCGTCGCTGGAAGCAAACCACCCGTTTTGGTGCCTTCCTCGACCCGGTTGCCGATAAGGTGATGGTTGCCATGGCGCTGGTGCTGGTGGCGGAATACTTCCATGCCTGGTGGATCACGCTGCCTGCTGCGACCATGATCGCCCGCGAGATCATTATTTCCGCGCTGCGCGAGTGGATGGCGGAAATCGGCAAACGCAGCAGCGTGGCCGTCTCCTGGATCGGTAAAGTGAAAACCACGGCGCAGATGCTGGCGCTTTTTGCCCTGCTGTGGCGTCCAAACTCCATCGTTGAGGGGATTGGCGTGGCCGCGCTGTACATCGCCGCCGTCCTGACTTTCTGGTCAATGTTCCAATATTTGAGCGCTGCGCGCGGCGATCTGCTCGAACGTTGA